A section of the Spirosoma pollinicola genome encodes:
- a CDS encoding DEAD/DEAH box helicase, which translates to MSYFEENYANIRLAVDKSTEETKGLRRAQLGAIHAIASHFTLRNDPALVVMPTGSGKTAVLMISAYMLQAKRVLCVTPSRLVRNDIALGFRNLTTLIKLNVVAETIDRPNVHEQTDKISSFETWEDLRAYDVVVASPSSISPAIDGIPSPPDDLFDLILVDEAHHSPARTWDELFNAFPNAKRILVTATPFRQDRREIKGKFVYVYPLKEAYKDEIFGRIQFVPVDAVGENGDVAIAKRAEEVFNLDRASGLHHALMVRTDSRKRADALKTIYADHTTLNLRTIHSDHSYSFIQATIRLLREGALDGVICVNMMGEGFDFPNLKIAAVHSPHRSLAVTLQFIGRFARTNAGNIDVAKFIAIPAEIEIESTKLYNQDAIWQEMIIDLSRSRIDEEVFVQESIQNLQTREHVASDTSDVSIYTLKPYVHVKIYKIKGDVDLSRKINLPTNFEIVNAWDDNDSNVTVLIAKETSRPKWTTSDKFLSSAYQLFVFYYDTESQLLFINSTLKQVEIYEDLAQSFTDQTPRILPLNQVNKVLLSLRDPSFYNVGMKNRLQSANAESYRNVTGPAAQKSITESDGQLYHRGHVFGGDENSTIGFSSSSKVWSNARLLVPNLVRWCQDIANHLTSNSEVQTRSPLDYLNVGQDIDTFPEGVIGVIWNQTVYKNPPRIQIIEDGTIREANLLDIDLAVDPAASSANNIRIVATYGSSARIELDYRLDADNFFNPIDQNQLNQITVLRSHKNVTIDKYLNANLPEFFFSDFSRLNGYELFPGPGGTMPSLNAEQLILIDWLNKNVDITKEFGDCGDGRVSIHTCLEQDLLALADIVFYDHGSGEIADFITFGIEDDQVIIAFYHCKGSSADEPGARVKDYYEVCMQVIKSLKWIENNQRLFKQIQYRENNTAARFIKGNLQELNGFLIDTLYLKTNFKLVVVQPGISADEMDNLSVLLASTGHYIAKSRGQHFEVWCS; encoded by the coding sequence ATGAGTTATTTTGAAGAGAACTACGCAAATATTAGACTTGCTGTAGATAAAAGCACAGAAGAAACAAAAGGGCTTCGTAGAGCTCAACTCGGAGCGATTCACGCAATTGCTTCACATTTCACCTTACGTAACGACCCCGCCCTTGTTGTCATGCCAACCGGCTCAGGAAAGACAGCAGTTCTAATGATTTCGGCTTATATGTTACAGGCAAAGCGTGTCCTATGTGTAACACCCAGTAGACTCGTTAGAAATGACATTGCTCTTGGATTTCGTAATTTGACTACACTTATAAAGCTAAATGTCGTTGCGGAAACTATAGATCGACCTAATGTTCATGAACAGACGGACAAAATCTCATCTTTCGAAACTTGGGAAGATCTAAGAGCATACGACGTAGTTGTAGCAAGTCCATCAAGCATCAGTCCAGCTATAGATGGCATTCCTTCCCCACCTGATGATTTATTTGATCTTATTTTAGTTGATGAGGCTCATCACAGTCCAGCACGAACTTGGGATGAATTATTCAACGCCTTTCCAAATGCTAAACGTATACTCGTCACGGCTACTCCGTTCCGACAAGATAGACGTGAAATCAAGGGAAAGTTTGTATACGTTTATCCATTGAAGGAAGCTTATAAAGATGAGATCTTTGGCCGAATACAATTCGTGCCGGTTGACGCAGTGGGTGAGAACGGAGACGTTGCTATTGCTAAAAGAGCAGAGGAAGTTTTTAATTTAGATCGAGCTTCCGGTCTACATCATGCCCTCATGGTACGGACTGACTCTCGTAAAAGAGCAGATGCACTTAAGACAATATACGCAGATCATACAACTCTAAATCTTCGAACAATTCACAGTGATCATTCTTATAGTTTTATACAAGCAACTATTAGGTTACTCCGTGAAGGTGCTTTAGATGGTGTCATCTGTGTTAATATGATGGGCGAAGGTTTTGATTTCCCAAACCTAAAAATTGCAGCTGTCCATTCTCCCCATAGATCACTTGCAGTCACACTTCAGTTCATCGGTCGCTTTGCTCGTACAAATGCTGGCAACATAGATGTAGCAAAGTTTATAGCTATCCCTGCGGAAATCGAAATTGAGAGCACTAAGCTCTATAATCAAGATGCTATTTGGCAAGAAATGATTATTGATTTGTCGCGCAGTCGCATTGATGAAGAAGTCTTCGTGCAAGAAAGCATTCAGAACCTCCAAACACGTGAGCATGTTGCCTCAGATACATCTGACGTTTCAATTTACACTCTGAAACCTTATGTACATGTCAAAATATATAAAATAAAAGGAGATGTAGATTTAAGTAGAAAAATAAATCTCCCTACTAATTTTGAGATTGTGAATGCATGGGACGATAATGATTCGAACGTAACGGTCTTAATCGCAAAAGAAACAAGTCGCCCTAAATGGACTACCAGCGATAAATTCTTAAGTTCGGCTTATCAATTATTTGTATTTTACTATGATACTGAAAGTCAGCTTCTATTTATTAATTCCACTCTCAAGCAAGTTGAAATATACGAAGATCTAGCCCAGTCGTTTACAGATCAAACTCCTAGAATTTTACCACTCAATCAAGTTAATAAGGTTCTTTTAAGTCTTCGAGACCCATCTTTTTATAATGTTGGAATGAAGAACCGCCTGCAAAGCGCGAACGCGGAGTCGTACCGAAATGTAACTGGTCCAGCAGCTCAGAAATCCATTACTGAAAGCGACGGACAGCTTTATCATAGAGGGCATGTTTTTGGAGGAGACGAAAATTCAACTATTGGATTTAGCAGCTCCTCAAAAGTTTGGAGTAACGCCCGACTGTTAGTACCGAATCTAGTCAGATGGTGCCAAGATATTGCAAATCACCTCACCAGCAACTCTGAAGTACAAACACGGTCACCGCTAGATTACCTTAATGTTGGACAGGACATAGATACTTTTCCCGAAGGAGTAATAGGGGTGATCTGGAATCAAACGGTTTATAAAAATCCGCCCCGTATCCAGATCATTGAGGATGGAACCATTCGAGAAGCAAATCTACTTGATATTGATCTAGCTGTTGATCCAGCAGCATCTTCAGCCAACAACATACGTATTGTTGCTACATATGGGAGCTCAGCCAGGATTGAACTTGATTACCGGCTTGATGCGGATAATTTCTTTAATCCTATTGATCAAAATCAGCTTAACCAGATAACTGTTCTTAGAAGTCATAAAAATGTAACTATCGACAAATACCTGAACGCTAATTTACCTGAATTTTTCTTCAGTGATTTTTCTCGTCTCAATGGTTATGAGTTATTTCCAGGTCCAGGCGGCACTATGCCTTCCTTGAATGCAGAGCAACTAATCTTGATCGATTGGCTAAACAAAAATGTAGATATTACAAAAGAATTTGGCGATTGTGGAGATGGTAGAGTTTCTATTCATACTTGCTTAGAACAAGATTTGTTAGCTTTGGCTGATATAGTTTTTTACGATCATGGCTCGGGCGAGATTGCTGATTTTATCACGTTCGGCATTGAGGATGATCAGGTAATTATAGCTTTTTATCACTGTAAAGGATCTAGCGCTGACGAACCAGGTGCGCGTGTAAAAGACTACTACGAAGTATGCATGCAAGTAATAAAGTCGCTAAAATGGATAGAAAATAATCAGCGTCTGTTTAAGCAAATTCAATATAGAGAAAATAATACTGCTGCTCGTTTTATCAAAGGTAACCTTCAAGAATTAAACGGCTTTTTGATAGATACTCTTTACCTTAAAACAAACTTCAAATTGGTTGTTGTCCAACCCGGTATCTCAGCAGATGAAATGGATAATCTTTCAGTGCTATTAGCCTCGACAGGGCATTATATTGCTAAATCACGTGGACAACACTTTGAAGTGTGGTGTTCTTAG
- a CDS encoding helix-turn-helix domain-containing protein has translation MDTNSVHHGRNVKRIREMLGIKQDVLANTLGLSQQAISQLERKEILDTTVLEKVSKALGIPEEAIRNFTEDAAVTIISSTLHDNSGSVNYFPTFNPADKWLEAIEENKKLYERLLQSEREKNELLQKLLNSKE, from the coding sequence ATGGACACAAATTCAGTACATCACGGTCGCAACGTCAAACGAATTCGGGAAATGCTTGGAATCAAGCAGGATGTTCTTGCGAATACGCTGGGCCTTAGCCAGCAGGCCATATCTCAACTGGAGCGGAAAGAGATACTGGATACGACGGTTCTGGAAAAGGTGTCTAAAGCCTTGGGGATACCTGAAGAAGCAATAAGGAATTTTACCGAGGATGCTGCCGTGACAATTATTTCCAGTACCCTGCATGACAACAGTGGTAGCGTGAATTATTTTCCGACTTTCAACCCGGCCGATAAATGGCTTGAAGCGATTGAGGAAAACAAGAAACTTTATGAACGGCTCCTCCAATCCGAACGGGAGAAAAACGAGTTGTTGCAGAAACTTCTGAATTCAAAAGAATAA
- a CDS encoding radical SAM/SPASM domain-containing protein yields the protein MLIPFKSPHLLIRPIDENYFYAVNCAYPNSLRVLNRAQYDIIRAIDNRTSVKALGKQLSIPTDTLNGFLRLLSQTEIIRFDDQFSEPKKPASPKSLNFWIHTTNRCNLSCSYCYISTLNTTSGMIDTTRRQLLNKLVETVTKRELSSIKLRLAGGEPLTQFKSWQAFIPEARNALNALRCDLTFSFISNLTILTDEMVDFSKEHNISYGVSLDGLASDHDATRTFRSGTGSFNIVDRNLRTLIAHNIPVSTNTVVTNCNLEGLPGLTRYLIGLDIPFRYSIVKGEAIDSELLETCLLTSYAIMGEAIQGGWRFSSRHQFCDLKPNELGFQTCASGFSGGAIYVDGTLNYCHVHFGDETQLSHSIFETGLDLVDMIEQGSHYEDMKSPDCLSCRYKSVCTSGCAVYRINGKDPHCGLYHKVIPLIYELQARERLKVLQYYGMM from the coding sequence ATGTTGATACCATTCAAGTCTCCTCATCTGTTGATCAGGCCCATTGATGAGAATTATTTTTATGCAGTCAATTGTGCCTATCCGAACTCTTTACGGGTTCTGAACAGGGCCCAGTACGACATCATCAGGGCAATTGACAACCGGACCAGTGTAAAAGCGCTTGGTAAGCAACTTTCCATCCCGACCGATACCTTGAATGGTTTTCTGAGGCTGCTGTCGCAAACCGAGATCATCAGGTTTGACGACCAGTTCAGCGAACCGAAAAAACCAGCCAGCCCGAAATCACTGAATTTCTGGATTCACACGACTAACCGTTGTAATCTCAGTTGTAGCTACTGCTATATCTCAACCCTGAATACCACCAGTGGGATGATTGATACCACTCGGAGGCAATTGCTCAACAAGCTGGTAGAAACCGTCACAAAACGAGAACTCAGCAGCATTAAACTCAGGCTTGCCGGAGGTGAACCTTTAACCCAGTTCAAATCATGGCAGGCGTTTATTCCCGAGGCCCGAAACGCCTTAAACGCGTTAAGATGCGACCTAACATTTTCGTTTATCTCGAACCTGACCATTCTGACGGACGAGATGGTTGATTTTTCCAAAGAGCACAACATCAGTTATGGGGTATCCCTGGACGGGCTGGCATCGGATCATGATGCGACCCGGACATTCCGGTCCGGGACAGGGAGCTTCAACATTGTTGATAGAAATCTTCGTACCCTTATAGCACATAACATTCCGGTCTCCACGAACACAGTGGTCACCAACTGCAATCTTGAGGGTTTACCCGGCCTGACCCGTTATCTGATCGGCTTGGACATTCCATTCCGTTATTCCATTGTGAAGGGCGAAGCCATCGACTCAGAGTTGTTGGAAACGTGTTTGCTGACATCCTATGCCATCATGGGCGAGGCTATTCAAGGCGGCTGGCGCTTCTCCAGCCGGCATCAATTCTGTGACCTCAAGCCAAATGAACTGGGTTTTCAGACCTGTGCATCTGGCTTCTCCGGCGGGGCAATCTATGTCGACGGGACGTTAAATTATTGCCATGTTCATTTTGGCGACGAAACCCAGCTATCGCATAGCATTTTCGAAACGGGCCTTGATCTGGTAGACATGATCGAGCAGGGTAGTCACTATGAGGACATGAAGTCACCTGATTGCCTGTCCTGCCGGTATAAATCGGTTTGTACGAGTGGCTGTGCTGTGTACCGTATCAATGGCAAAGACCCTCACTGCGGTCTTTATCACAAGGTCATTCCCCTGATTTACGAGTTGCAAGCCAGAGAGCGGTTGAAAGTGCTTCAGTATTACGGGATGATGTAG
- a CDS encoding restriction endonuclease — MKTIGPLHLEDLEPHRFEDLVRQLLYDFRTWAQIEAIGRSGSDHGFDVRAQEVTTLDFEQVDNLDDEPEQPDLQAAETGRNWVVQCKREKSITPKKLATYMDELPDAQEHELYGVVFVAACDFSFAARDVFRRAAQEKGFSEAHLWGKGELEDMLFQPKNDYLLFAYFGISLQIKKRSIATSVRARLATKRKVIRILEKNHVGRYILIRDASDDRYPYGGGSREQPIRGRWRFAQYEQAIAQGVWVKLAEKFAYLADDRVSWDYMDSLNMSVPSSHEDYWTPDTDDLDSSKPSQFDYWEVWNALPDNNKANYKEYGIIPYENIIDIDEAGDQYFEGPHLYLMPYDGAKGPFKDGKRLRVELDQSWDNVNIYAKLEHRITWFKNIKELAEKILLERQEERPQN, encoded by the coding sequence ATGAAAACTATTGGCCCACTGCATCTGGAAGACTTGGAACCGCATCGCTTTGAAGATCTGGTTCGTCAACTTCTTTATGATTTTCGGACTTGGGCCCAAATTGAGGCTATCGGTAGATCTGGCTCAGATCATGGCTTCGATGTTCGGGCACAGGAAGTAACCACCCTAGACTTTGAACAAGTAGACAACCTCGATGACGAACCAGAGCAACCTGACCTGCAAGCTGCTGAAACCGGTCGAAACTGGGTTGTTCAGTGCAAACGGGAAAAGAGCATTACTCCCAAAAAGCTTGCCACGTATATGGATGAGCTTCCAGACGCTCAAGAGCATGAACTTTACGGTGTGGTCTTCGTTGCAGCCTGTGATTTCTCATTTGCAGCAAGAGATGTGTTTCGGCGCGCTGCACAAGAAAAAGGGTTTTCAGAAGCCCACTTGTGGGGCAAAGGTGAACTGGAAGACATGCTCTTTCAGCCGAAGAACGATTATCTGCTTTTTGCCTATTTCGGCATTTCTTTGCAAATCAAGAAGCGGAGTATCGCAACGTCAGTCAGGGCCAGACTGGCAACTAAACGAAAGGTCATCAGAATTCTGGAGAAAAACCATGTAGGTCGATACATATTGATCAGAGATGCAAGTGATGATCGGTATCCTTATGGAGGCGGAAGCCGAGAACAACCGATAAGAGGCCGCTGGCGTTTTGCGCAATATGAGCAAGCTATTGCGCAGGGAGTGTGGGTTAAGCTTGCCGAGAAGTTTGCCTATCTAGCTGATGATCGAGTGTCATGGGATTACATGGATAGCCTGAATATGAGTGTTCCTTCATCTCATGAAGACTATTGGACACCTGACACAGACGATCTTGATTCTTCTAAGCCGTCGCAGTTCGATTACTGGGAAGTGTGGAATGCACTACCTGACAACAACAAAGCTAATTATAAAGAATATGGTATAATACCCTACGAGAATATCATCGACATTGATGAAGCTGGTGATCAATACTTTGAGGGACCTCATCTTTATCTCATGCCATACGATGGTGCCAAAGGTCCTTTCAAAGATGGTAAACGACTTCGGGTTGAATTAGATCAGAGTTGGGATAACGTCAACATATATGCCAAATTAGAACATCGAATAACGTGGTTCAAGAATATTAAAGAGCTAGCCGAGAAGATTCTTCTTGAGCGGCAAGAAGAACGTCCGCAAAATTAA
- a CDS encoding tyrosine-type recombinase/integrase has product MAEYINFTKTYLDSLSISDKPFEVADTKVPGLRLRLNANGTKTYFLYRKVLGRPQRITVGRYSDLTLEQARKEALRLNSVIALGGNPLTDRKEKRAELTFKQLYDHYYQEYALHQTKRPLDNKKTVDHHIMPVFGNMRLSEISPEKIQRFHTKLGVTKKSTANRVIHVVSAAFNFGIRQGYHKGLNPCVGIQKYKLVSRDRFLSRDELKEFFAAVSTERPLFRDYFLLALYTGARKSNVLSMRWTDIDFDNKRWRIPAFEAKNGDVNIVVLSNTALAILQERQTANQKLDTPFLYVFPGDNDAETHLKDPKRAFERIKNRMGISDIRIHDLRRTLASYMAINGASLPMIGQALNHKSQVSTAIYARLSQNPVLDAVNGAAHLMSK; this is encoded by the coding sequence GTGGCTGAGTATATTAATTTCACCAAGACGTATCTCGACAGCTTGTCGATTAGTGACAAACCTTTCGAAGTCGCTGATACAAAGGTTCCCGGTCTGCGTTTACGGCTCAATGCCAACGGCACCAAGACTTACTTTCTTTACCGCAAGGTGCTTGGACGCCCGCAACGGATCACGGTGGGCCGTTACTCGGACCTCACCCTGGAACAGGCGCGTAAGGAAGCACTCCGGCTCAACTCGGTGATTGCCCTGGGCGGCAACCCGCTGACCGACCGAAAAGAAAAACGGGCCGAACTTACCTTTAAACAGCTCTATGATCACTATTATCAGGAGTACGCCCTGCACCAGACCAAACGGCCTCTTGATAACAAAAAGACCGTAGACCACCACATCATGCCCGTGTTCGGCAATATGCGCCTGAGCGAAATCAGCCCTGAGAAAATTCAGCGGTTTCATACCAAACTCGGAGTAACCAAGAAATCGACAGCCAACCGTGTCATTCATGTGGTCAGCGCGGCTTTCAACTTTGGGATCCGTCAGGGCTACCATAAAGGTTTGAACCCCTGTGTAGGTATCCAGAAGTACAAGCTGGTCAGCCGGGATCGCTTTCTAAGTCGCGACGAGTTGAAAGAATTCTTTGCTGCGGTGTCAACAGAGAGACCGCTCTTTCGGGATTACTTTCTACTAGCTCTCTACACAGGAGCCAGAAAGTCAAATGTGCTCTCGATGCGCTGGACAGACATCGACTTCGATAATAAACGTTGGCGCATTCCAGCGTTCGAGGCCAAGAATGGCGACGTTAACATCGTGGTCTTGTCAAATACGGCTCTAGCTATCTTGCAGGAGCGACAAACTGCAAATCAAAAACTCGACACACCATTTTTGTACGTGTTTCCCGGCGATAATGACGCCGAGACACATCTGAAAGATCCCAAGCGGGCCTTTGAACGCATAAAAAACCGTATGGGCATATCGGACATCCGTATCCATGATCTACGGCGAACATTGGCCAGCTATATGGCTATTAATGGAGCCAGCTTGCCTATGATTGGCCAAGCTCTTAATCACAAAAGTCAAGTCTCGACCGCTATCTATGCCAGGCTATCACAAAACCCTGTCCTTGATGCTGTTAATGGAGCCGCTCATTTAATGTCGAAATGA